A single region of the Mercenaria mercenaria strain notata chromosome 6, MADL_Memer_1, whole genome shotgun sequence genome encodes:
- the LOC123549475 gene encoding zinc finger protein 888-like, whose protein sequence is MYADVNKQVISDANFCSDQDISGKSKVTSIDTENQTILKLQTKEEKVYKTDIPCNTTNKKHVGEKCFMCDICDYTCSTDSYLKKHMRIHTGENYFKCDTCEYSSNLKYNLKIHMKKHTRVKSLKCDVCNYACYHRGHLKIHMRKHAGKKYFTCNVCEYECKSGSDLKRHMKIHTGEKSFKCDVCDFASYSRGNLKAHMRIHTGEKSFKCDVCDYASYTNGNLKEHMRIHTGVKYFKCDICEYGCNSGSNLNKHKRLHTGECFKCDTCDYTSNTNYSLKRHMRIHTGVKSFKCEVCDYACYSNGDLKVHMRMHTGECFKCDTCDYTSSTNYSLTRHMRKHTGEKPFKCDVCDYACSSNGNLKVHMRIHTGENCFKCDSCDYTGNTKYSLKTHMRIHTGVKSFKCDVCNYACYQSSNLKRHMKKHLRKEYFKCNVCEYRCNSGSILKTHMRLHTGEKMF, encoded by the coding sequence ATGTATGCAGATGTCAACAAACAAGTCATTTCCGATGCTAATTTTTGTAGCGATCAGGATATATCAGGGAAAAGTAAAGTAACAAGTATAGATACTGAAAATCAAACTATATTGAAACTGCAGACCAAAGAAGAGAAAGTGTACAAGACTGACATTCCATGTAATACTACTAACAAAAAACATGTAGGAGAGAAATGCTTTATGTGTGATATTTGTGATTATACGTGTAGTACAGACAGTTATCTGAAAAAACACatgagaatacatacaggagagaactACTTCAAATGTGATACATGCGAGTACTCcagtaatttaaaatataatttgaagATTCATATGAAGAAACATACAAGAGTAAAATCTCTTAAATGTGACGTTTGTAATTATGCATGCTATCACAGAGGTCATCTGAAGATACATATGAGAAAACATGCAGGAAAGAAATACTTCACATGTAATGTTTGTGAATACGAATGTAAATCAGGTAGTGATTTGAAGAGACATATGaaaatacatacaggagagaagtcttttaaatgtgatgtttgtgatttcGCTAGCTATTCAAGAGGAAATCTGAAGGcacatatgagaatacatacgggagagaaatcttttaaatgtgACGTTTGTGATTACGCTAGCTATACAAATGGAAATCTGAAGGaacatatgagaatacatacaggagTGAAATACTTTAAATGTGACATTTGTGAATACGGCTGTAATTCAGGCAGTAATTTAAACAAACATAAGAGGTTACATACAGGagaatgctttaaatgtgatacATGTGATTACACCAGTAATACAAACTATAGTTTGAAGagacatatgagaatacatacaggagTTAAATCTTTCAAATGTGaagtttgtgattatgcatgctaTTCAAATGGAGATTTGAAGGTACATATGAGAATGCATACAGGAGAATGCTTTAAATGCGATACATGTGATTACACCAGTAGTACAAACTATAGTTTGACGAGACATATGAGAAAACATACAGGCGAGAAACCTTTTAAATGTGACGTGTGTGATTATGCATGCAGTTCAAATGGAAATTTGAAGgtacatatgagaatacatacaggagagaactGCTTCAAATGTGATTCATGCGATTACACTGGTAATACAAAGTATAGCCTGAAGacacatatgagaatacatacaggagTGAAATCTTTTAAATGTGACGTTTGTAATTACGCATGCTATCAAAGCAGTAATCTGAAGAGACATATGAAAAAACATTTAAGAAAGGAATACTTCAAATGTAATGTCTGTGAATACAGATGTAATTCAGGCAGTATTCTTAAGACACATATGAGactacatacaggagagaaaatgttttaa